A region from the Dendropsophus ebraccatus isolate aDenEbr1 chromosome 1, aDenEbr1.pat, whole genome shotgun sequence genome encodes:
- the LOC138788324 gene encoding E3 ubiquitin-protein ligase TRIM39-like has product MASADLRDELLCSICLNLYTDPVTLRCGHNFCRGCIDQVLNTQELGVYSCPECREEFQDLPVLMRNITLHNVTERLRSSQPHQEEITGICCTYCVDSAVPAVRCCLHCEASLCNKHLRSHSKSPEHVLTDPSTSLEKRKCSVHRELLRYYCTKEAICICVSCRLDGEHQGHQVENLGEASEKKKKKLRNVLQKLMTKREKTEEIVRSVEERRRKAQEKGSGEAERVTALFIDIRRRLDDLEKRVLSEISRQEEQLSLSLSDVIQKLEIEKDKLSNRMRHIEELCNMADPLTVLKDPETGDWCDLGWEGVEDTGRHDGGDADIGGYDVDVIAGMLHAGISGLITHLETISPAKPKSMRPQPPRVRSRPSHTQASPVSGTEYGGHGVIVRTGGAGGKGAIYGEGPADILLDINTAANNLLISKDLKTASRTQKSQNCPETLRRFQDYQVMSRQGFTSGRHYWDVEISGSDWWRVGMCYPSIDRRGRLSHIGYNKKSWCLRRERWCINNIQYLVIHDSKVIQLPDQISSDRVRICLDYEGGRLSFYELCDPISHLHTFTATFTEPLHAALHVLGGFIRILGEE; this is encoded by the coding sequence ATGGCGTCTGCTGATCTGAGAGACGAGTTGCTCTGCTCCATCTGTCTGAACCTTTATACAGATCCTGTAACcctgagatgtggacacaacttctgccggggATGTATTGATCAGGTCCTGAATACACAGGAGTTGGGAGTTTATTCTTGTCCTGAATGTAGAGAAGAGTTTCAAGATCTTCCTGTATTGATGAGGAATATAACTCTACATAATGTAACAGAACGTCTCCGGTCTAGTCAGCCCCATCAGGAGGAGATCACCGGGATCTGCTGCACTTACTGTGTGGACTCTGCTGTACCTGCTGTGAGATGCTGTCTGCActgtgaggcttctctgtgtaataaacacctTAGAAGccacagcaagtcaccagaacacgtcctgaccgatcccagcacttccctggagaagaggaaatgttcCGTCCATAGGGAACTTTTAAGGTACTATTGTACTAAGGAGGCCATCTgcatctgtgtgtcctgcagattGGACGGAGAACATCAGGGACACCAGGTGGAGAACCTGGGCGAGGCttctgagaagaagaagaagaaactgagaaatgttctccagaaactgatgacaaagagagagaagactgaggaAATAGTCCGGAGtgtggaggagcgcaggagaaaagctCAAGAAAAAGGATCTGGAGAAGCCGAGAGAGTCACTGCCCTgtttatagacatcaggagacggCTGGATGATCTGGAGAAGAGGGTCTTGAGTGAGATCtccaggcaggaggagcagctgtcactgtcactgtctgaCGTCATCCAGAAGCTGGAGATAGAGAAGGACAAGCTTTCCAATAGGATGAGGcacattgaggagctgtgtaacatggcggatccaCTGACTGTTTTAAAGGATCCAGAAACAGGTGACTGGTGTGATCTTGGGTGGGAAGGTGTTGAGGACACAGGGAGACATGATGGAGGCGATGCGGACATAGGAGGATATGATGTAGATGTGATTGCAGGGATGTTACATGCAGGTATTTCTGGTCTAATAACACATCTAGAGACCATCTCTCCTGCAAAACCAAAATCAATGAGGCCACAACCCCCTAGGGTGCGATCTCGGCCCAGTCATACACAAGCTTCACCTGTCTCAGGTACAGAATATGGGGGCCATGGTGTAATAGTCAggactgggggtgctggggggaaAGGAGCGATCTATGGGGAGGGTCCTGCAGACATATTACTGGACATAAACACTGCGGCTAATAATCTCCTCATatcaaaagacctgaaaactgcATCACGGACACAAAAATCACAGAATTGTCCAGAAACCCTTAGGAGATTCCAGGATTATCAGGTGATGAGCAGACAGGGATTTACCTCAGGGCGACACTACTGGGATGTGGAGATCAGTGGTTCAGATTGGTGGAGGGTGGGGATGTGTTACCCCAGTATAGACAGGAGGGGGCGCCTGTCACACATTGGATATAATAAGAAATCCTGGTGTTTACGTAGAGAACGGTGGTGTATTAATAATATTCAGTACTTGGTGATACATGACAGTAAAGTGATTCAGTTACCTGACCAGATCTCCAGTGATAGAGTCAGGATCTGCCTGGATTATGAGGGCGGGCGGCTGTCGttttatgagctgtgtgaccccatcagtcacttacacaccttcaccgccaccttcaccgagccccttcATGCTGCATTACATGTATTGGGTGGTTTTATAAGGATATTGGGTGAGGAGTAG
- the LOC138788577 gene encoding E3 ubiquitin/ISG15 ligase TRIM25-like, translating into MASADLRDELLCYICQKMYTDPVTLRCGHNFCRGCIDQVLNTQDGSGVYSCPECRVDFQKRPTLQRNITLHKVVERFLSSQPHQEEITGICCTYCIHSPVPAVRSCLLCEASLCDNHLRVHSKEPEHVLTDPSTSLEKRKCSAHKEPLKYFCTKEAICICVSCSLAGEHRGHRVEMLDEASEKKKKKLKNVLQKLTTKKKKTEERVQSLEEDLKKAQEKASEEAERVAVLFIAIRRQLDDLEKRVLSEIARQEEQLSLSDVIQRLEIKKDELFRKMRHIEELCNMADPLTVLQEPDTGDLCDAEEGGDEDTGGHDKTYDVNVDVIAGMLHAGISDIMTYLPTISLAKAKEIRLQSPSVQSSPSPPKASPMSDTEYGGYAGIFRTEGAERKGGIYGKGPTDILLDVNTAANDILLSADRKTATWTEIKQNRPETAKKFQSPQVISGGRFTSGRHYWDVEIRRSKLWKVGMCYPSIDRRGDQSHIGENNKSWSLCGGQEYNNQYSVRHNGKDFLLPHQISSNRVRICLDYEAGRLSFYELCDPIRLLHTFTTTFTEPLHAVLCVWKGSITISGGGAVVR; encoded by the coding sequence ATGGCGTCTGCTGATCTGAGAGACGagctgctctgctacatctgtcagAAAATGTATACAGATCCCGTGACcctgagatgtggacacaacttctgccggggATGTATTGATCAGGTCTTAAATACACAGGACGGGTCtggagtttattcctgtcctgaGTGTAGAGTAGATTTTCAGAAACGGCCGACACTGCAGAGGAACATAACTCTACATAAAGTAGTGGAACGTTTCCTGTCTTCTCAGCCCCATCAGGAGGAGATCACCGGGATCTGCTGCACTTACTGTATTCACTCTCCTGTACCTGCTGTGAGATCCTGTCTGCTgtgtgaggcttctctgtgtgataatCACCTGAGAGTTCACAGCAAGGAACCAGAACACGTCCTGACCGATCCCAGCACTTCtctggagaagaggaaatgttctgCCCATAAGGAACCTTTAAAGTACTTTTGTACTAAGGAGGCCATCtgtatctgtgtgtcctgcagtttGGCCGGAGAACATCGGGGACACCGGGTGGAAATGCTGGATGAGGCctctgagaagaagaagaagaaactaaAAAATGTTCTACAGAAACTGACCACAAAGAAGAAAAAGACTGAGGAAAGAGtccagagtctggaggaggatttGAAAAAAGCTCAAGAAAAAGCATCTGAAGAAGCCGAGAGAGTTGCTGTCCTGTTTATAGCCATTAGGAGACAGCTGGATGACCTGGAGAAGAGGGTCCTGAGTGAGATCGCAAGACAGGAGGAGCAGCTATCACTGTCTGATGTCATCCAGAGGCTGGAAATAAAGAAGGATGAGCTGTTCAGGAAGATGAGGcacattgaggagctgtgtaacatggcggatccaCTTACTGTCTTACAGGAGccagacacaggtgacttgtgtgatgctgaggagggaggtgatgaggacacagggggacatgataaGACATATGATGTAAATGTGGATGTGATTGCAGGGATGTTACATGCAGGTATCTCTGATATAATGACATATCTACCAACCATCTCTCTTGCAAAAGCAAAAGAAATAAGGCTTCAATCCCCCAGCGTCCAATCTTCGCCCAGTCCTCCAAAAGCTTCACCTATGTCAGATACAGAATATGGAGGCTATGCTGGAATATTCAGGACGGAGGGTGCTGAGAGAAAAGGAGGGATCTATGGGAAGGGTCCTACAGACATATTACTGGATGTAAACACAGCTGCAAATGATATCCTTTTATCGGCTGATCGAAAAACTGCAACCTGGACAGAGATAAAACAGAATCGTCCAGAAACTGCAAAGAAATTCCAAAGTCCCCAAGTGATAAGCGGCGGAAGATTTACCTCAGGAcgacattactgggatgtggagatCAGGAGATCGAAATTATGGAAGGTAGGgatgtgttatcccagtatagACAGGAGGGGAGATCAGTCCCATATTGGAGAGAACAACAAGTCCTGGAGTTTATGTGGAGGTCAGGAGTATAATAATCAGTATTCAGTGAGACATAATGGTAAAGACTTCCTGTTACCTCATCAGATTTCCAGTAATAGAGTCAGGATCtgtctggattatgaggccggccggctgtccttttatgagctgtgtgaccccatcagactcttacacaccttcaccaccaccttcaccgagccccttcATGCTGTTTTATGTGTATGGAAAGGTTCTATAACCATATCAGGGGGAGGAGCAGTTGTGAGGTGA
- the LOC138788642 gene encoding aldo-keto reductase family 1 member C3-like: protein MALHENSYVTLNDGHKMPIIGLGTYAPQQYSSLAEDAVKVALEVGFRHIDGAYIYGNEVEVGRAIKQKITDGTVKREDVFYTGKLWSTFQAPDRVRPALENSLKDLQLDYMDLFIIHSPIELEPGDDPFPADENGKLIYHNTDIRDTWKALEECKDAGLVRSIGVSNFNKRQIELILNNPELKYKPVCNQVECHIYFNQSKLLEFLKSQNIVLVGYSVLGSSRDERWIDQNSPVLLEDPVLKSTAEKLGRTPAQVAMRFLLQRGIVVLAKSFTPARIKQNFQVFDFQLSDEEMKTLEGINKNMRYISTPQWQDHPKFPFHDEY from the exons ATGGCACTCCATGAAAATTCTTATGTTACGCTTAATGATGGGCATAAAATGCCAATAATTGGTCTTGGCACCTACGCCCCACAACAG TATTCTAGCTTGGCAGAAGATGCGGTGAAGGTGGCCCTGGAGGTTGGGTTTCGCCATATTGACGGAGCCTACATCTACGGCAATGAGGTGGAGGTTGGCCGGGCTATCAAGCAGAAGATTACAGATGGGACGGTGAAGAGAGAAGACGTGTTCTACACCGGAAAG CTCTGGTCCACTTTCCAGGCCCCGGATAGGGTCCGTCCAGCTCTTGAGAATTCTCTGAAGGATCTTCAGCTCGATTATATGGATTTGTTTATCATTCATAGTCCTATTGAACTCGAG CCTGGAGATGATCCCTTTCCCGCAGATGAAAATGGAAAACTCATTTACCACAATACCGACATTCGGGACACCTGGAAG GCTCTGGAGGAGTGTAAAGACGCCGGGCTGGTTCGATCCATCGGAGTTTCCAATTTCAATAAGCGCCAGATAGAACTGATCCTGAACAATCCAGAACTAAAATACAAACCAGTCTGCAACCAG GTGGAATGTCACATTTACTTCAATCAAAGTAAACTCCTGGAGTTCCTCAAGTCACAGAACATTGTACTGGTGGGGTACAGTGTACTGGGCTCAAGCCGGGATGAAAGATG GATTGACCAGAATTCCCCAGTTCTATTGGAAGACCCTGTGCTAAAGTCTACGGCGGAAAAGCTTGGCCGGACCCCTGCCCAGGTGGCAATGCGGTTTCTCCTACAGAGAGGGATTGTAGTCCTAGCCAAGAGCTTCACCCCAGCCAGGATCAAACAGAACTTTCAG GTCTTCGACTTCCAACTCAGTGATGAAGAAATGAAGACTCTGGAAGGAATAAACAAAAACATGCGCTATATCAGTACTCCCCA ATGGCAGGATCACCCGAAGTTCCCCTTCCATGATGAATATTAG